A single genomic interval of Rosistilla ulvae harbors:
- a CDS encoding sensor histidine kinase, producing the protein MAISSKPNLARDLSVDGRPQPAHDSPRRSLPQSIAWRLQMWHAAILVSVVVGLCTAWFLQARRARLNEIDAELTSAARVLDGSLRGFDLRGFDTTERPLNELLAADDHLRLSLPRELADRRDNQPEPYFGIWLEDGRQLKSERLPEGFSLKPSQSQPEAPERDGPNAILREVRIVGPAGSLILVGRDIGSEIAELNRLALRIAAFAMLILAAGLCGGWWLARSVLRPIAAISDAASRFSAADMSPRINVVETESELGQLATILNDAFDRVERSFDQQRQFAADASHELRTPLAVIQSQIELALKRERTSEEYIKTLTTCSSASERLSDLVESLLTLARLDFSSQPTERVSVRVDLVAARCIDLMRPVAQQAEVNLRSELEPAIVSGDPKQIERVIFNLLKNSVAYNRPHGEAVLSVAIVDSSVELILRDNGIGISESDLAHVAERFYRADKARSRVHGGSGLGLSIAQGIIANHGGTMQIASQLDQGTTVTVHLPLASTLSDNHSNDRDASNPKGATTPHTTPLQAGQ; encoded by the coding sequence ATGGCTATATCATCGAAACCTAACCTCGCCCGCGATCTCTCCGTCGACGGTCGCCCACAGCCAGCCCACGATTCCCCCAGGCGTTCGTTGCCCCAATCGATCGCCTGGCGTCTGCAGATGTGGCATGCCGCGATCCTGGTCAGCGTCGTCGTGGGACTTTGCACGGCGTGGTTTCTCCAAGCGCGTCGCGCGCGGCTGAATGAAATCGATGCCGAACTCACCTCCGCAGCGCGCGTTCTCGACGGCAGCCTCCGCGGTTTCGATCTGCGGGGCTTCGACACAACAGAGCGCCCGCTCAACGAGCTTCTTGCGGCCGACGACCATCTGCGGCTCTCCCTTCCCCGGGAGCTTGCGGACCGACGCGACAACCAACCGGAACCCTACTTCGGCATCTGGCTGGAAGATGGTCGGCAACTGAAATCGGAGCGGTTGCCGGAAGGATTTTCGCTGAAACCAAGTCAATCGCAGCCCGAAGCGCCAGAGCGAGACGGCCCCAACGCGATCCTTCGCGAAGTCCGAATCGTCGGTCCGGCGGGATCGCTGATCCTTGTCGGACGAGACATCGGCAGCGAGATTGCCGAGCTAAATCGACTCGCGCTGCGGATCGCTGCGTTTGCAATGCTGATCCTCGCGGCGGGGCTGTGCGGAGGATGGTGGCTGGCGCGGTCGGTCCTTCGTCCGATCGCGGCGATCTCCGATGCCGCCTCCCGTTTTTCCGCAGCCGACATGTCGCCGAGGATCAACGTCGTGGAGACCGAGTCGGAGCTAGGTCAACTGGCGACGATCCTCAACGACGCCTTCGATCGCGTGGAACGTTCGTTCGATCAACAACGGCAGTTCGCCGCCGATGCGTCGCACGAATTGCGGACCCCCTTGGCGGTGATCCAGTCTCAAATCGAACTCGCCTTGAAACGGGAACGGACCTCCGAAGAATACATCAAGACGCTGACAACCTGCAGCTCCGCAAGCGAACGGCTGTCCGATCTCGTCGAATCGCTGCTCACCTTGGCTCGCCTCGACTTTTCGAGCCAGCCGACCGAACGCGTGTCGGTACGAGTCGATCTTGTAGCCGCGCGGTGCATCGACCTGATGCGTCCCGTGGCACAGCAGGCGGAGGTGAATCTTCGCAGCGAACTTGAGCCCGCGATTGTTTCGGGCGATCCAAAGCAAATCGAACGCGTCATCTTCAATCTACTGAAGAACAGCGTCGCCTATAACCGTCCCCATGGGGAGGCGGTGCTTTCCGTTGCCATCGTAGATTCGTCGGTCGAATTGATCCTGCGGGACAACGGAATTGGGATCAGCGAATCCGACCTTGCTCACGTCGCAGAACGCTTCTACCGAGCCGACAAAGCGCGGTCGCGGGTACACGGCGGCAGCGGACTCGGCTTATCCATCGCTCAAGGAATCATCGCCAACCACGGCGGCACGATGCAGATCGCATCACAACTGGATCAAGGAACCACGGTCACCGTCCATCTCCCGCTCGCCAGCACGCTATCCGACAATCACTCGAACGATCGAGATGCGTCCAATCCAAAGGGAGCGACAACACCACACACCACTCCGCTACAGGCAGGTCAATAA
- a CDS encoding glycoside hydrolase family protein, producing the protein MFAETDGSRKTIGDVDVLFHDGLYHLFHLVLPNHDFIAHAVSTDAINWRRVNNALFIGDPGSWDDLMLWTMHISPDPHKPGSWRMFYTGLSRRDQGKYQRLGMAVSDDLYRWKKTPVHWQDHRGPRDPERVKQAVRESRSQEADARHATFDAESCFPLEPDPKYYESSLDEGRHWISFRDPFYYHDGKAGWLLAAGRINTGPIVRRGCVALMKEVEPNRFVAQPPLHHPRLYDDIEVPNAICVDDDHYLIGSIREDAKIRYWHTKKIGDSWLSYHDNVLLAQGNYAGRVCRDDKGWLLWNFYSMDIGDRTAENLMPPPKRLVKNGEGMLRAVTFEGIDAYVREPVDSRCIHSLVDDAGPRVEYCRVDGGHLDLACDSGFQAFVFDETLDHFRFQAMLQMKGVGKCGLVFRADPETRDGYYLSLDMLKEVAQLRAWGTGEAGSGEHMMQFRPLQTGFWYSEIRTEAEVQLIVFGSYIELSINGRVVLSLADQTFSKGHLGVYLETAELRVSDIQLERLASPSQTDDHLASG; encoded by the coding sequence ATGTTTGCAGAAACCGATGGCAGCCGCAAAACGATTGGCGATGTGGACGTTCTGTTTCACGACGGCCTTTACCATTTGTTCCACCTCGTGTTGCCCAATCACGATTTTATCGCGCACGCGGTCAGCACCGACGCGATCAATTGGCGACGCGTGAACAATGCGCTCTTCATCGGCGACCCCGGCAGCTGGGACGACCTGATGTTGTGGACGATGCACATCTCTCCCGATCCGCACAAACCGGGATCGTGGCGGATGTTTTACACCGGGTTGTCGCGGCGCGATCAAGGAAAGTACCAACGCTTGGGGATGGCGGTCAGCGACGATCTGTACCGTTGGAAGAAGACGCCGGTCCATTGGCAGGACCATCGCGGTCCGCGAGATCCCGAACGGGTGAAGCAGGCGGTGCGAGAGAGTCGTTCGCAGGAGGCCGATGCGCGGCATGCGACGTTCGACGCGGAGAGCTGTTTTCCGCTGGAGCCCGATCCGAAGTACTACGAGTCGTCGTTGGATGAAGGGCGACACTGGATCAGTTTCCGCGATCCGTTTTATTACCACGACGGCAAGGCGGGATGGTTGTTAGCGGCCGGGCGGATCAACACCGGGCCGATCGTTCGCCGCGGTTGCGTGGCGCTCATGAAGGAAGTCGAACCGAATCGTTTTGTCGCTCAACCGCCGCTGCACCATCCGCGGTTGTACGACGACATCGAAGTCCCCAACGCGATCTGCGTCGACGACGACCACTATTTGATCGGCAGCATCCGCGAGGACGCCAAGATCCGCTATTGGCACACCAAGAAGATCGGCGATTCGTGGCTCAGCTACCACGACAACGTCTTGTTGGCTCAAGGGAATTACGCTGGCCGCGTTTGTCGCGACGACAAGGGCTGGCTGTTGTGGAATTTCTATTCGATGGATATCGGCGATCGGACGGCGGAGAATTTGATGCCGCCGCCGAAACGCTTGGTCAAGAATGGCGAAGGGATGTTGCGGGCGGTGACCTTCGAAGGGATCGACGCTTACGTTCGCGAACCGGTTGATTCGCGGTGCATCCACAGCTTGGTCGACGATGCGGGACCGCGGGTCGAATATTGTCGCGTCGATGGCGGCCATCTGGACCTCGCGTGCGACAGCGGATTCCAGGCGTTTGTCTTCGATGAGACGCTCGACCACTTCCGCTTTCAAGCGATGCTGCAGATGAAAGGCGTCGGCAAATGCGGCTTGGTTTTCCGGGCTGATCCGGAGACGCGAGACGGATATTATCTGTCGCTCGATATGCTCAAAGAAGTCGCACAACTGCGTGCTTGGGGGACGGGCGAAGCTGGCAGCGGTGAGCACATGATGCAGTTCCGGCCGCTGCAAACGGGGTTTTGGTATTCGGAGATCCGAACCGAAGCCGAGGTCCAGTTGATCGTCTTCGGCAGCTATATCGAGCTGTCGATCAATGGCAGAGTCGTCTTGTCGCTAGCCGATCAGACGTTTTCGAAAGGACATCTGGGAGTCTATCTGGAAACCGCGGAGCTGCGAGTTTCCGATATCCAGCTCGAACGCCTCGCTTCGCCCAGCCAAACCGACGACCACCTGGCGAGCGGTTGA
- a CDS encoding NAD(P)-dependent alcohol dehydrogenase: MSTQYREADATASERPIGQTMQAIVYDDYGEADVLHRAELPIPRRLPGQLLLSVAASSVNPIDYRLRRGEMKGLLPFGFPRIPGYDISGTVADCAPDAPFKPGDRVIAYLDYIRGGACADFAVCSVGVAARIPDTLPTEEAAAIPLAGTTALQSLRDHGKIRAGQRVLINGASGGVGMFAVQVAKSYDCHVTAIASAANEDFCRELGADVFYDYNKVDFTKAGERWDLIFDAAGKSGYLAARAVLTDSGRFVSTEPDVQGIMMSLLTTPLSKRGKVMLAKPCGDDLRALIGLYELGKLKITLDSQFPMSETAAAHRRIEQGVDRGKVVLINS, translated from the coding sequence ATGTCTACTCAATATAGGGAAGCCGACGCAACCGCCAGCGAGCGTCCAATCGGCCAAACGATGCAGGCGATCGTCTACGACGACTATGGCGAAGCCGACGTTTTGCATCGCGCCGAGCTACCGATTCCGCGGCGATTACCGGGGCAATTGCTGCTGTCGGTGGCAGCGTCCAGCGTCAATCCGATCGATTACCGATTGCGACGCGGCGAGATGAAGGGGCTGTTGCCTTTCGGCTTTCCACGCATTCCCGGCTACGACATCTCCGGCACCGTCGCCGATTGTGCTCCCGACGCCCCGTTCAAACCGGGCGATCGCGTGATCGCGTATCTCGACTACATCCGCGGCGGTGCCTGCGCCGACTTTGCTGTCTGTTCGGTTGGCGTCGCCGCCCGAATCCCCGACACGCTGCCGACCGAAGAAGCCGCAGCGATCCCGTTGGCGGGAACGACCGCCCTGCAATCGCTCCGCGACCACGGCAAGATCCGAGCGGGGCAACGCGTTTTGATCAACGGAGCGAGCGGCGGAGTGGGGATGTTTGCGGTGCAAGTTGCCAAGTCTTACGACTGCCACGTCACAGCCATCGCCAGCGCCGCCAACGAAGACTTCTGTCGCGAACTGGGGGCGGACGTCTTTTACGACTACAACAAAGTCGACTTTACCAAGGCCGGCGAGCGATGGGATCTGATCTTCGATGCAGCCGGGAAATCGGGCTATCTCGCGGCCCGTGCGGTCCTGACCGATTCGGGCCGCTTCGTTTCGACCGAACCGGACGTCCAGGGAATCATGATGTCGCTGTTGACGACGCCGCTGTCGAAGCGGGGCAAAGTGATGCTCGCCAAACCGTGCGGTGACGATCTGCGAGCACTGATCGGTCTGTACGAACTGGGCAAGCTGAAGATCACGCTCGACAGTCAGTTCCCGATGAGCGAAACCGCCGCGGCGCACCGCCGCATCGAACAGGGAGTCGATCGGGGCAAAGTTGTGCTGATTAACAGCTAG
- a CDS encoding type 1 glutamine amidotransferase domain-containing protein, whose product MSSQSLQGKRIAFLATDGFEQVELTKPREAIKAAGAECVLVSPKDTQIQGMNHDEKGDTFPVDQSVHSSTAEDFDGLVLPGGVANPDSLRTCSHSVDFVRDFFKQHKPVAAICHGPWTLIEADVVRGRKVTSWPSLKTDLINAGAQWVDEECVCDEGLVTSRNPDDLPAFCDKAIEEFAEGKHAQQTA is encoded by the coding sequence ATGAGTAGCCAATCTTTACAAGGTAAACGGATCGCGTTTCTGGCGACCGATGGTTTTGAGCAAGTTGAACTGACCAAACCGAGGGAAGCAATCAAAGCCGCGGGGGCGGAGTGTGTTTTGGTCTCGCCGAAAGACACACAGATCCAAGGCATGAACCACGACGAAAAAGGGGATACCTTCCCGGTCGACCAATCGGTTCATTCCAGCACAGCCGAAGACTTCGACGGCCTTGTCCTGCCGGGCGGCGTTGCCAATCCCGACTCGCTGCGGACCTGCAGCCACTCGGTCGACTTCGTCCGCGATTTCTTCAAACAGCACAAACCTGTCGCAGCGATCTGCCACGGACCTTGGACGTTGATCGAAGCCGACGTGGTCCGCGGTCGCAAGGTGACATCCTGGCCCAGTTTGAAGACCGATCTGATCAACGCGGGAGCCCAGTGGGTCGACGAGGAATGCGTCTGCGATGAGGGACTTGTGACCAGTCGCAACCCCGACGATCTGCCCGCCTTCTGCGACAAAGCGATCGAAGAGTTTGCCGAGGGTAAACACGCCCAGCAAACCGCCTAA
- a CDS encoding pyridoxamine 5'-phosphate oxidase family protein, whose amino-acid sequence MDTQQKLIDLVKEFDNAMLVTRSTDRTLDARPMAIAEVEKDGQIWFVTDRNSGKVADLMLDVEVAVTMQSGHKFVSISGTAEAVDDRAKLNELWKEAWKVWFPEGKASQAIVLLRIEPLHGQYWDNSGLQGVSYLIKAGKAYLQGKRPETDEATNAYVPL is encoded by the coding sequence ATGGATACTCAACAAAAACTGATCGACCTCGTCAAAGAATTCGACAACGCGATGCTCGTCACTCGCAGCACCGACCGCACGCTCGACGCCCGTCCGATGGCGATCGCCGAAGTCGAAAAGGATGGCCAAATATGGTTCGTCACCGACCGCAACTCGGGCAAAGTTGCCGACCTGATGCTAGACGTCGAGGTCGCGGTGACGATGCAGAGCGGCCACAAGTTCGTCTCGATCTCCGGGACCGCGGAAGCTGTCGACGATCGGGCGAAGCTGAACGAACTGTGGAAAGAGGCTTGGAAGGTCTGGTTCCCCGAAGGCAAGGCGAGCCAAGCGATCGTGCTGCTACGCATCGAGCCGCTGCACGGCCAGTACTGGGACAACTCCGGCTTGCAAGGCGTCTCCTATCTGATCAAAGCTGGCAAGGCTTACCTGCAAGGGAAGCGTCCCGAGACCGATGAAGCAACCAACGCGTACGTCCCGCTATAG